The Gaiella occulta genome has a window encoding:
- a CDS encoding cobalt-precorrin-6A reductase — MSSACVLVLGGTAEARDLAAALDRAGVSVVSSLAGRVARPRLPAGEVRIGGFGGPAGLARWLAERGVAAVVDATHPFAERISASAAQACPAAGVPLLRLERPGWSEAPGDCWHWVDDLSHAAELVPRLGRRVLLTTGRQGLAAFAVVRSAWFLVRCVDPPDPPLPPRHELLLDRGPYLLENELALMDGKQIDLLVTKDSGGAHTQPKLDAARRRGLPVIVVRRPPRLDVPAVSSVAGALSWLRETVHAG; from the coding sequence ATGAGCAGCGCTTGCGTGCTGGTGCTCGGGGGCACCGCCGAGGCGCGGGATCTCGCAGCGGCGCTCGATCGTGCCGGGGTCTCCGTCGTCTCTTCGCTCGCAGGGCGGGTGGCGCGGCCACGGCTTCCCGCCGGCGAGGTGCGGATCGGCGGCTTCGGCGGCCCCGCCGGTCTGGCGCGGTGGCTCGCCGAGCGCGGCGTCGCCGCGGTCGTCGACGCGACCCATCCTTTCGCGGAGCGGATCTCGGCGTCGGCGGCGCAGGCGTGCCCAGCCGCCGGCGTGCCGCTCCTCCGGCTCGAGCGGCCGGGTTGGAGCGAGGCGCCCGGAGACTGCTGGCACTGGGTCGACGACCTGAGCCACGCCGCCGAGCTCGTTCCGCGGCTCGGCCGGCGCGTGCTGCTCACGACGGGTCGCCAGGGACTCGCCGCGTTCGCGGTCGTGCGCTCCGCGTGGTTCCTCGTCCGCTGCGTCGATCCGCCCGATCCGCCGCTTCCCCCGCGGCACGAGCTCCTGCTCGATCGCGGCCCCTATCTCCTGGAGAACGAGCTCGCCTTGATGGACGGCAAGCAAATCGACCTCCTCGTCACGAAGGACAGCGGCGGTGCGCACACGCAGCCCAAGCTCGATGCCGCCCGGCGTCGTGGACTGCCGGTCATCGTCGTGCGCAGACCTCCGCGCCTGGACGTACCGGCGGTCAGCTCTGTCGCCGGCGCGCTCTCCTGGCTGCGGGAGACGGTTCACGCGGGGTAG
- the cobM gene encoding precorrin-4 C(11)-methyltransferase: MTVHFIGAGPGAADLLTLRAQRLIAHSSVCLYAGALVPTEVLAHAPPGARLVDTQHLALDEIVAQLQAAHERGEDVARLHSGDLSIYSAAGEQMRRLDELGIPWDVTPGVPAFAAAAAALRQELTLPGVSQTVILTRHGDRATPLPDGEELASLAAHGATLVLHLAVQAIEKIVALLEPAYGPACPAAVVARASWPDEVVIRGTLSTIAGATRRAGIRRTAVIVVGRVLASREFCDSHLYSSMRVRGGDGEEVGP, from the coding sequence GTGACGGTGCACTTCATCGGCGCGGGGCCGGGCGCGGCCGACCTCCTCACGCTGCGGGCGCAGCGGTTGATCGCGCACAGCTCCGTCTGCCTCTACGCCGGAGCGCTCGTTCCGACCGAGGTGCTCGCCCACGCGCCGCCGGGCGCCCGCCTCGTCGACACGCAGCACCTTGCCCTCGACGAGATCGTCGCGCAGCTGCAGGCGGCGCACGAGCGCGGCGAAGACGTCGCGCGCCTGCATTCGGGCGACCTCTCGATCTACAGCGCGGCCGGCGAGCAGATGCGCCGGCTCGACGAGCTCGGTATCCCCTGGGACGTCACGCCCGGCGTGCCGGCGTTCGCGGCCGCGGCAGCGGCGCTGCGGCAGGAGCTCACCCTCCCGGGCGTCTCCCAGACCGTGATCCTCACGCGCCACGGCGACCGCGCCACTCCGCTCCCTGACGGCGAGGAGCTCGCCTCGCTCGCTGCGCACGGCGCGACTCTCGTTCTCCACCTCGCGGTCCAGGCGATCGAGAAGATCGTCGCGCTGCTCGAGCCTGCATACGGCCCGGCGTGCCCTGCCGCCGTCGTCGCGCGCGCGAGCTGGCCCGACGAGGTCGTCATCCGTGGCACGCTCTCCACCATCGCCGGCGCGACCCGGCGCGCGGGCATACGGCGTACCGCGGTGATCGTCGTCGGGCGAGTGCTGGCGTCCCGGGAGTTCTGCGACAGCCACCTCTACTCGAGCATGCGCGTGCGCGGGGGCGACGGGGAGGAGGTCGGGCCGTGA
- a CDS encoding cobalt-precorrin-5B (C(1))-methyltransferase: MSGGRPLRRGWTTGACATAATSAAYQALLTGEFPDPVTITLPGGQQPAFALAFERLEEGSATAGVVKDAGDDPDVTHGALVLATVRPGEVGSGVTFRAGEGVGVVTLPGLPLPVGEPAINPVPRQMMGEAVAQVSARHGGSGDVVVEVGVEGGEQLARRTWNSRLGIVGGISILGTTGIVIPYSCSAWIASIRRGIDVARAVGYPHVIAATGDTSERAAQARYGLPDTALLDMGDFAGALLKYLARHPLPKLTLAGGFAKLSKLAAGHLDLHSGRSQVDMERLAAAALQAGATASLAASIGEANTALHALELAAAEGVPLADEIAGGALGTALAVLASAPIAVEVLVVDRAGRIVGSAGAL, from the coding sequence GTGAGCGGCGGGCGACCGCTGCGGCGAGGATGGACGACAGGCGCCTGCGCGACCGCGGCGACGAGCGCCGCCTATCAGGCCCTGCTCACGGGGGAGTTCCCCGATCCGGTCACGATCACGCTGCCGGGCGGGCAGCAGCCGGCGTTCGCGCTCGCCTTCGAGCGCCTCGAGGAGGGAAGCGCGACGGCCGGCGTCGTCAAGGACGCCGGCGACGACCCCGACGTCACGCACGGCGCGCTCGTGCTCGCGACGGTGCGGCCCGGCGAGGTCGGCTCGGGAGTGACGTTCAGGGCGGGCGAGGGCGTCGGCGTCGTGACGCTGCCCGGACTGCCGCTGCCGGTCGGCGAGCCGGCGATCAATCCCGTCCCGCGACAGATGATGGGCGAGGCCGTCGCCCAGGTGAGCGCGCGGCACGGCGGCAGCGGCGACGTGGTGGTGGAAGTCGGGGTCGAGGGCGGCGAGCAGCTCGCGCGGCGCACCTGGAACTCCCGGCTCGGGATCGTCGGCGGCATCTCGATCCTCGGCACGACCGGCATCGTGATCCCGTACTCCTGCTCGGCGTGGATCGCGTCCATCCGACGCGGGATCGACGTTGCACGGGCCGTCGGATACCCGCATGTGATCGCTGCGACAGGCGACACATCCGAGCGGGCCGCACAGGCACGGTACGGGCTCCCGGACACCGCTCTCCTCGACATGGGCGACTTCGCCGGCGCGCTGCTCAAGTACCTCGCCCGCCATCCGCTGCCGAAGCTGACCCTCGCCGGCGGCTTCGCGAAGCTGTCGAAGCTGGCAGCAGGTCACCTCGACCTCCATTCCGGGCGCTCCCAGGTGGACATGGAACGGCTCGCCGCCGCCGCTCTCCAAGCAGGTGCGACGGCGAGCCTGGCCGCGTCGATCGGCGAGGCGAACACGGCGCTCCATGCGCTCGAGCTCGCCGCCGCAGAGGGCGTGCCGCTCGCCGACGAGATCGCCGGCGGCGCGCTGGGCACCGCGCTCGCGGTGCTCGCGAGCGCTCCGATCGCCGTCGAGGTGCTCGTCGTGGATCGAGCCGGCCGCATCGTGGGGAGCGCCGGAGCGCTGTGA
- the cobA gene encoding uroporphyrinogen-III C-methyltransferase encodes MSGRIHLVGAGPGDADLLTVRAARLIAAADVIVHDRLVGPDVLAGCRPGTELVDVSKRPGKASVAQEEINRILISRARSGLDVVRLKGGDPFVFGRGGEEAIALAAAGIEFELVPGISSALAGPAAAGIPVTHREAARSFAVMTAHAAGLDGHDWSALAAVDTLVVLMGAATAGLVTRRLLQAGRAADTPAAAVQEATLAGQREVRSTLAALPDAIAADGLRAPLVLVIGAVAALDVRCAVASEVAR; translated from the coding sequence GTATCCACCTGGTCGGCGCGGGACCGGGCGACGCGGATCTGCTGACGGTGAGGGCGGCGCGCCTGATCGCGGCGGCGGACGTCATCGTGCACGACCGCCTCGTGGGGCCCGACGTGCTCGCCGGCTGCCGTCCCGGTACCGAGCTGGTCGATGTCTCCAAGCGCCCCGGGAAGGCCTCGGTAGCCCAGGAGGAGATCAATCGCATCCTCATCTCGCGCGCGCGGTCGGGGCTGGACGTCGTGCGCCTCAAGGGCGGCGACCCGTTCGTGTTCGGCCGCGGCGGCGAGGAGGCCATCGCGCTCGCGGCGGCCGGGATCGAGTTCGAGCTCGTCCCCGGCATCAGCTCGGCGCTCGCCGGGCCCGCGGCGGCCGGGATCCCGGTCACGCACCGGGAAGCGGCCAGGTCGTTCGCGGTCATGACGGCGCACGCGGCGGGACTCGACGGCCACGACTGGAGCGCGCTCGCCGCGGTCGACACGCTCGTCGTGCTGATGGGGGCGGCCACCGCCGGCCTGGTCACCCGCCGGCTGCTGCAGGCGGGCCGCGCGGCCGACACCCCCGCCGCAGCCGTGCAGGAGGCCACGCTTGCGGGCCAGCGCGAGGTGCGCTCGACGCTCGCCGCCCTCCCCGACGCGATCGCCGCGGACGGTCTGCGTGCCCCGCTCGTGCTCGTCATCGGAGCCGTCGCCGCGCTCGACGTGCGCTGCGCGGTCGCAAGCGAGGTCGCCCGGTGA
- a CDS encoding VWA domain-containing protein produces MSLAFPLSAIVGQDALVEALLVNAVAPDVGGVLVRGERGSAKSTAVRGLTPLLPPVIAAAEQPFAFAPGELAPGGRIPADAPTAPRPVALVELPLGATLDRLVGSLDLGRALAGEQAFEPGLLARAHQGILYVDEVNLLPDHLVDALLDAAASGVARVEREAISASHAARFILVGTMNVEEGELRPQLLDRFGLGVEVSASKDPGTRSEIVRRRMAFDQDPSGFCARWREKEESLARRIAAARERLPRVALPERELLRITSACAKLGIDGIRGDIVCARAARALAALDAADAVDESHVRRAARLALAHRLRRDPLDGHSGAVENELERALGDRDPDDGPPSRPSGAPRTPTPDSSADGPAGAAGPSGNGGAAVEQPDPRAPARDRRDAPAGAAVPLQALVLTGTGSGPAGRRARAGGPSAGMIDSRPAPPGSDDLAIVATLREQLAHGRAGSLHEHVRSGREGVLLCLVVDASGSMGARRRLARVKGALLALLRDAYARRDRVAIIAFRDGGAQIIVEPGAPVERAAAAIRELAAGGRTPLASGLLAAERLIRREHARDPARRAIAVVLTDGRVPDDRGEVRRASLLLGRAASAVHVIDSEDGPVRLGLAGALAAAAGGRVHTLVAPRATSRRAA; encoded by the coding sequence GTGAGCCTTGCCTTCCCGCTCAGCGCGATCGTCGGCCAGGACGCCCTCGTCGAAGCGCTGCTCGTCAACGCCGTCGCCCCGGACGTCGGCGGCGTACTCGTACGCGGGGAGCGCGGCAGCGCGAAGTCCACCGCCGTCCGCGGGCTCACGCCGCTGCTGCCGCCCGTGATCGCCGCCGCCGAGCAGCCGTTCGCATTCGCGCCGGGGGAGCTCGCCCCAGGCGGTCGCATCCCCGCGGATGCGCCGACGGCGCCGCGCCCGGTGGCGCTCGTCGAGCTTCCGCTCGGGGCGACGCTCGACCGGCTCGTCGGATCCCTCGATCTCGGTCGCGCGCTCGCCGGCGAGCAGGCGTTCGAGCCGGGCCTGCTCGCCCGCGCACACCAGGGAATCCTCTACGTCGACGAGGTCAACCTGCTGCCCGACCACCTCGTCGATGCACTCCTCGACGCGGCCGCCTCGGGAGTCGCCCGCGTCGAGCGCGAAGCGATCTCCGCGTCGCACGCCGCACGCTTCATCCTCGTCGGGACGATGAACGTCGAGGAGGGCGAGCTCCGTCCCCAGCTGCTCGACCGCTTCGGGCTCGGTGTCGAGGTCAGCGCCTCGAAGGATCCCGGCACCCGCTCGGAGATCGTGCGCCGGCGCATGGCCTTCGACCAGGACCCGTCGGGCTTCTGCGCCCGGTGGAGGGAGAAGGAGGAATCGCTGGCACGACGGATCGCCGCGGCCCGCGAGCGCCTTCCCCGCGTCGCGCTGCCCGAGCGCGAGCTTCTGCGCATCACGTCGGCCTGCGCAAAGCTCGGGATCGACGGCATCCGGGGCGACATCGTCTGTGCCCGTGCCGCGCGCGCGCTTGCAGCGCTCGACGCCGCCGATGCAGTCGACGAGAGCCACGTCCGGCGGGCCGCACGCCTCGCGCTCGCCCACCGCCTCCGGCGCGACCCGCTCGACGGTCACAGCGGCGCGGTCGAGAACGAGCTCGAGCGGGCGCTCGGCGACCGCGACCCGGATGACGGGCCCCCCAGCCGCCCGAGCGGCGCTCCGCGCACGCCGACCCCCGACTCGTCCGCGGACGGACCCGCCGGCGCTGCCGGGCCTTCGGGGAACGGGGGAGCCGCCGTGGAGCAACCCGATCCCCGCGCGCCCGCGCGCGACCGCCGCGACGCCCCGGCCGGCGCGGCGGTGCCGCTCCAGGCGCTCGTGCTCACGGGCACCGGCAGCGGGCCGGCGGGCCGCCGCGCCCGCGCCGGCGGGCCGTCCGCCGGCATGATCGACAGCCGCCCGGCGCCGCCCGGTAGCGACGACCTGGCGATCGTCGCCACGCTGCGCGAGCAGCTGGCGCACGGTCGCGCAGGCTCGCTGCACGAGCACGTCCGCTCGGGCCGCGAGGGCGTGCTCCTCTGCCTCGTCGTCGACGCGAGCGGCTCGATGGGCGCCCGCCGGCGCCTCGCGCGCGTCAAGGGCGCACTGCTCGCGCTGCTGCGTGACGCCTACGCGCGCCGCGACCGCGTCGCGATCATCGCCTTCCGGGACGGAGGCGCGCAGATCATCGTCGAGCCGGGCGCCCCGGTCGAGCGCGCCGCGGCGGCGATTCGAGAGCTCGCGGCGGGTGGGCGCACGCCGCTTGCCTCAGGGCTCCTCGCAGCAGAGCGGCTGATCCGGCGCGAGCACGCGCGCGATCCCGCCCGCCGCGCGATCGCCGTCGTGCTCACCGACGGGCGTGTCCCGGATGACCGCGGCGAGGTCCGTCGCGCCTCGCTCCTTCTCGGCCGGGCCGCGTCGGCCGTGCACGTCATCGACAGCGAGGACGGGCCGGTTCGCCTCGGCCTTGCCGGCGCGCTCGCAGCGGCGGCAGGCGGCCGCGTCCACACCCTCGTAGCCCCACGAGCGACCTCCAGGAGAGCGGCATGA
- the cobO gene encoding cob(I)yrinic acid a,c-diamide adenosyltransferase has product MIEPSIQEPLARHGSGEVDVPHRPGDEGSAEPKRRKPRDRPLVVVLTGHGKGKSTSAFGMLLRSWARGYRCGVFQFVKSGKWKVGEAKAAAALGGIDWEKMGNGWSWLSRDLEESADLAREGWEGVKLAIAEQRYEFLLLDEITYPINWGWIDLDDVLATLRGRPGFQHVILTGRNAPQDLVAAADLVSEVVKVKHPMDAGIRAQQGIEW; this is encoded by the coding sequence ATGATCGAACCATCCATCCAGGAACCACTCGCCCGGCACGGCAGCGGAGAGGTCGACGTGCCGCACCGGCCGGGCGACGAGGGAAGCGCCGAGCCGAAACGGCGCAAGCCCCGTGACCGCCCGCTCGTCGTCGTCCTCACCGGCCATGGCAAGGGCAAGAGCACCTCTGCCTTCGGCATGCTGCTGCGCTCCTGGGCCCGTGGGTACCGCTGCGGCGTCTTCCAGTTCGTGAAGTCGGGGAAGTGGAAGGTTGGCGAGGCGAAGGCGGCAGCCGCACTCGGCGGCATCGACTGGGAGAAGATGGGGAACGGGTGGTCGTGGCTCTCCCGCGATCTCGAGGAGTCGGCCGACCTCGCGCGCGAAGGATGGGAAGGGGTCAAGCTGGCCATCGCGGAGCAGCGCTACGAGTTCCTGCTGCTCGACGAGATCACCTACCCGATCAACTGGGGCTGGATAGACCTCGACGACGTGCTCGCCACGCTGCGCGGCCGTCCAGGGTTCCAGCACGTGATCCTGACCGGCCGCAACGCGCCGCAGGATCTCGTCGCCGCCGCCGATCTCGTCTCCGAGGTGGTCAAGGTCAAGCATCCGATGGACGCAGGGATCCGCGCCCAGCAGGGGATCGAGTGGTAG
- a CDS encoding cobyrinate a,c-diamide synthase has translation MVIPRVVIAGTSSGAGKTSVACGLIGALRARGLRVQGFKVGPDYIDPTYHALASGRPGRNLDAFLSGPDLVAPLVRHGAAGADVAVIEGVMGLFDGVSGRGELASTAHVAKLLHAPVLLVVDASSMARSVAAIVHGYRTFDPALAIAGVILNRIGSDTHEQLLREAIAPLGLPVVGALRRDGKVSAPERHLGLVPAGERAARTMSALDALAAGIASHADLDAVLALAHGAPALDGPAWSPEPGEPAAPGARIGIARGPAFSFHYEENLELLAAAGAELLPFDPLHDERLPDGVGALVLAGGFPEVFGAELAANVSLREEIAAFARAGHPILAECGGLLYLCSDLDGNEMCGVLPARARMTSRLTLGYREATTVTSTAYARADERFRGHEFHYSRVDPPHGESGAAWTLAARGSERREGFASGSIHASYLHLHWAAYPHLALRFARAARRAGSVATSRERTDAVHTERESS, from the coding sequence GTGGTGATCCCGCGCGTCGTCATCGCCGGGACGAGCTCCGGCGCCGGCAAGACGAGTGTCGCCTGCGGCCTGATCGGCGCGCTCCGCGCCCGCGGACTGCGTGTCCAGGGCTTCAAGGTGGGCCCCGACTACATCGATCCGACCTACCACGCCCTCGCCTCAGGGCGGCCCGGCCGGAATCTCGATGCCTTCCTCAGCGGGCCCGATCTCGTCGCTCCGCTCGTGCGCCACGGCGCGGCGGGCGCCGACGTCGCCGTGATCGAGGGTGTCATGGGCCTGTTCGACGGCGTCTCGGGCCGCGGTGAGCTCGCCTCGACGGCGCACGTCGCCAAGCTCCTGCACGCTCCCGTGCTCCTCGTGGTCGACGCGTCCTCGATGGCCCGCTCGGTCGCCGCGATCGTGCACGGCTACCGGACGTTCGACCCCGCTCTCGCGATCGCCGGCGTGATCCTCAACCGCATCGGATCGGACACGCACGAGCAGTTGCTGCGCGAGGCGATCGCGCCGCTCGGCCTCCCCGTCGTCGGCGCGCTGCGTCGCGACGGCAAGGTCAGCGCGCCGGAGCGTCATCTCGGACTGGTGCCGGCCGGCGAGCGCGCGGCGCGCACGATGTCGGCGCTCGACGCGCTCGCAGCCGGGATCGCCTCGCACGCCGACCTCGACGCGGTGCTGGCGCTCGCCCACGGCGCCCCGGCGCTCGACGGCCCGGCGTGGAGCCCCGAGCCCGGCGAGCCGGCGGCGCCGGGAGCGCGCATCGGGATCGCCCGCGGACCGGCGTTCTCGTTCCACTACGAGGAGAACCTCGAGCTGCTGGCCGCTGCCGGAGCCGAGCTGCTGCCGTTCGACCCCCTCCACGACGAGCGGCTGCCCGACGGCGTCGGAGCGCTCGTCCTCGCCGGCGGCTTTCCCGAGGTCTTCGGCGCCGAGCTTGCGGCCAACGTCTCGCTTCGCGAGGAGATCGCGGCGTTCGCGCGCGCCGGGCATCCGATCCTCGCCGAGTGCGGCGGCCTGCTCTATCTCTGCTCCGACCTCGACGGCAACGAGATGTGCGGCGTGCTTCCCGCACGCGCGCGGATGACGAGCCGTCTCACGCTCGGCTACCGGGAGGCGACGACCGTCACGAGCACCGCGTACGCGCGGGCGGACGAGCGCTTCCGGGGACACGAGTTCCACTACTCGCGGGTCGATCCGCCGCACGGCGAGAGCGGCGCGGCCTGGACGCTCGCCGCGCGCGGAAGCGAACGGCGGGAGGGCTTCGCGTCCGGCTCGATCCACGCGAGCTACCTCCACCTCCACTGGGCGGCGTACCCTCACCTCGCGCTCAGATTCGCCCGCGCGGCGCGCCGGGCCGGCTCCGTCGCTACGAGTCGCGAGCGAACGGACGCGGTCCACACCGAACGGGAGAGCTCGTGA
- the cbiE gene encoding precorrin-6y C5,15-methyltransferase (decarboxylating) subunit CbiE gives MSRAPLTVVGIGADGWNGLCEAARAAVLSAELIVGSERQLALVPPTAAVRRPWPTPIDGLVEELVAGRAGPVCILSSGDPMLHGIGATLARRIDRDRLTVHPHPSAFAFACARLGWPSAETELVSAVARPVEALARLLQPGRRVIVYVAGEQGAREVARVLRERGFGPSRLVVLEQLGGPDERIVDSTAEEWGERSVRTLHAVAVECRAAPGTSPLACTPGLRDSAYENDGLLTKQEVRAITLAVLAPMPGELLWDVGAGSGSIAIEWLRAEATARAIAVEARADRAERAVRNARVLGVPTIEVVCGKAPRALVGLDRPDAVFVGGGLTTPGLLDSCWRELRPGGRIVANAVTLEGEQVLQAACAAHGGRLVRIAVSRAEPVGGFTSWRPQLPVVQWSARKEGE, from the coding sequence GTGAGCCGGGCGCCGCTCACCGTGGTCGGGATCGGCGCCGACGGCTGGAACGGGCTCTGCGAGGCCGCCCGTGCCGCCGTGCTCTCGGCCGAGCTGATCGTCGGCTCCGAGCGGCAGCTCGCGCTCGTCCCGCCCACGGCTGCCGTCCGGCGTCCATGGCCAACGCCGATCGACGGGCTCGTCGAGGAGCTCGTGGCCGGTCGCGCCGGCCCCGTGTGCATCCTTTCGAGCGGTGATCCGATGCTCCACGGCATCGGCGCGACGCTCGCGAGGCGGATCGACCGCGATCGGCTCACGGTGCATCCGCATCCATCCGCGTTCGCGTTCGCATGCGCCCGGCTCGGCTGGCCGAGCGCGGAGACGGAGCTCGTCAGCGCGGTTGCCCGCCCGGTCGAGGCTCTTGCGCGCCTCCTGCAACCCGGCCGCCGCGTGATCGTCTACGTCGCCGGCGAGCAGGGCGCGCGAGAGGTTGCCCGCGTCCTGCGCGAGCGGGGGTTCGGTCCAAGCCGGCTCGTCGTGCTCGAGCAGCTCGGCGGCCCCGACGAGCGGATCGTCGACAGCACCGCGGAGGAGTGGGGCGAGCGCTCCGTGCGCACGCTTCACGCGGTGGCGGTGGAGTGCCGCGCCGCTCCCGGAACCTCGCCGCTCGCGTGTACGCCGGGCCTGCGCGACAGCGCGTACGAGAACGACGGCCTGCTGACCAAGCAGGAGGTGCGCGCGATCACTCTCGCCGTGCTCGCGCCGATGCCAGGCGAGCTGCTCTGGGACGTCGGCGCCGGGAGTGGCTCGATCGCGATCGAGTGGCTGCGCGCGGAGGCGACGGCCCGCGCGATCGCCGTCGAGGCACGCGCCGACCGCGCCGAGCGGGCGGTGCGAAACGCCCGTGTGCTCGGCGTCCCGACGATCGAGGTCGTCTGCGGCAAGGCACCCCGTGCGCTCGTGGGCCTCGACCGGCCCGACGCCGTCTTCGTCGGCGGGGGGCTCACGACGCCCGGGCTGCTCGACAGCTGCTGGCGGGAGCTGCGGCCGGGCGGGCGCATCGTCGCCAACGCCGTGACGCTCGAGGGAGAGCAGGTGCTCCAGGCCGCGTGTGCCGCGCATGGCGGACGACTCGTCCGCATCGCCGTCAGCCGGGCAGAGCCGGTCGGAGGATTCACGAGCTGGCGACCCCAGCTGCCCGTCGTCCAGTGGTCGGCGAGGAAGGAGGGGGAGTGA